The following proteins come from a genomic window of Miscanthus floridulus cultivar M001 chromosome 2, ASM1932011v1, whole genome shotgun sequence:
- the LOC136539292 gene encoding E3 ubiquitin-protein ligase ATL23-like, with the protein MDTVVATAAPARRLLGNGTHDHRAHHGGGAASSSARPPPRESFPMLLPVFILFVILLCFLSIFLLRDLLHFFSLWLRRRRRLRAAADADAASGASASADTTPDAHAPHKPAGLDPAVLATFPTVRWFEDTHQPASGQAECAVCLSEFAAGDAVRWLTVCRHAFHTACIDSWLGAHTTCPVCRSELDAPPTMPRCGDGGRIAIVVDDQGASTAAVADTDHTTSPPASGGVQSRPDR; encoded by the coding sequence ATGGACACGGTCGTGGCCACGGCCGCGCCCGCGCGCCGCCTCCTCGGCAATGGCACCCACGACCATCGCGCTCACCACGGCGGAGGCGCGGCGAGTTCCtcggcgcggccgccgccgcgggaGTCGTTCCCTATGCTGCTGCCCGTGTTCATCCTCTTCGTGATCCTCCTCTGCTTCCTCTCCATCTTCCTCCTGCGCGACCTCCTCCACTTCTTCTCCCTCTGGctgcgccgccggcgccgcctccgcgccgccgccgatgCGGACGCCGCGTCcggcgccagcgccagcgccgaCACCACGCCGGACGCGCATGCGCCGCACAAGCCGGCCGGTCTGGACCCCGCGGTCCTCGCCACGTTCCCCACGGTGCGGTGGTTCGAGGACACGCACCAGCCCGCATCGGGGCAGGCCGAATGCGCCGTCTGCCTGTCGGAGTTCGCCGCGGGCGACGCGGTCCGCTGGCTCACCGTCTGCCGCCACGCGTTCCACACGGCGTGCATCGACTCGTGGCTCGGCGCACACACCACGTGCCCCGTGTGCCGCTCCGAACTGGACGCGCCGCCTACCATGCCCCGCTGCGGCGACGGTGGACGCATCGCGATCGTGGTAGACGATCAGGGAGCCAGCACGGCAGCGGTGGCGGACACAGACCATACGACATCACCCCCGGCGAGCGGTGGCGTGCAATCGCGCCCTGACCGGTGA
- the LOC136539294 gene encoding uncharacterized protein, with amino-acid sequence MFTNVQRQVERTGRSGTPRDQYLQDLVTQFQNATDEESKEKIAANLANFAYDPFNYAFMRQLNVLELFLDCITEPNERLVEFGIGGICNSCVDPANASIITQCGGIPLVIQCLSNPVRNTVTYALGALYYLCNPLTKKEILKPDVVRTIREYASAGAVSTSFSNLANAFLEKHVDP; translated from the exons ATGTTCACGAATGTGCAGCGCCAGGTCGAGCGCACCGGCCGTTCTGGGACTCCGCGAGACCAGTACCTTCAG GATCTCGTGACCCAGTTCCAGAACGCCACGGATGAAG AATCTAAGGAAAAGATAGCTGCGAACTTGGCAAATTTTGCTTATGACCCTTTTAATTATGCCTTCATGCGCCAG CTGAATGTTCTTGAGTTATTCTTGGACTGCATTACAGAGCCAAATGAAAGGCTTGTCGAGTTCGGCATTGGTGGAATATGTAACTCCTGTGTTG ATCCTGCAAATGCTTCAATCATTACTCAGTGTGGTGGAATCCCATTGGTTATACAATGCTTGTCGAACCCGGTGCGGAATACT GTGACTTATGCACTTGGGGCTTTGTATTACCTTTGCAACCCTTTGACAAAGAAGGAGATCCTGAAACCAGATGTAGTTAGGACTATAAGAGAGTATGCTTCAGCTGGAGCTGTCAGTACCAGCTTCAGCAATCTGGCTAATGCTTTCCTGGAGAAACATGTTGATCCATGA